The Haliotis asinina isolate JCU_RB_2024 chromosome 3, JCU_Hal_asi_v2, whole genome shotgun sequence genome segment CTTTAAGTATTGCGATACCCAAGCATGAGCCAGATGGTGAGCCAAACAAGTCAGAGTATTGTTAGCAGGTCGTCCATGTTACAGCAATGCATCAGTCTTGTCTTGTCTTCCGTTATCCCTTATAAAGGATACACTGCATGGTGGTAGGGTGGTGCTATGGGGATACACTGCATAGTAGTAGGTGGGTGTCATAAGTTTACACTATTAACTTAAATAGAGAGCAACTCACAGGAATTAAAAAATCAATAGCAAACCCATCATGGATAAACATCGCATCACTCCTGAGAAGAAATAAAGCTACCTTATACTCATCAGGTTTCTTCCTTCAGTGAACTTGGGAAGACGGTAGTATGGTAGAGAGGTGGATAAAACATGGTGCTTGTAgaagttatctgcccttgatatGAACTCAATTTAAACTCACTCTGAGAATAGCTTATACTAACAATCCTGATTTGTTATGAAACATTATTGAATCTCATTGAATAGTCATATCAAGGAAACTGTTGTGAGGatgtggtggatgtggtggtggtgggtggtgtTGGTACTGGATGTGGTGGTTGATGGTACTGTACTcaatgtggtggtggtggtgggtggtgcTGGTACTGGATGTGGTGCTTGGTGGTACTGTACTCTaagtggtggtggtgctggGTGGTGCTGGATGTGGAGGTTCATGGTGctgtatgtggtggtggtgggtggtgtTGGTACTGGATGTGGTGGTTGATGGTACTGTACTcaatgtggtggtggtggtgggtggtgcTGGTACTGGATGTGGTGCTTGGTGGTACTGTACTctaagtggtggtggtggtgggtggtgcTGGATGTGGAGGTTCATGGTGctgtatgtggtggtggtgggtggtgtTGGTACTGGATGTGGTGGTTGGCGGTACTGGactggatgtggtggtggtggtgggtggtgcTGGTACTGGATGTGGTGGTTGATGGTACTGTACTcaatgtggtggtggtggtgggtggtgcTGGTACTGGATGTGGTGCTTGGTGGTACTGTACTctaagtggtggtggtggtgggtggtgcTGGATTTGGAGGTTCATGGTGctgtatgtggtggtggtgggtggtgtTGGTACTGGATGTGGTGGTTGGTGGTACTGGactggatgtggtggtggtggtgggtggtgcTGGTACTGGATGTGGTGCTTGGTGGTACTGTACTGTaagtggtggtggtgctggGTGGTGCTGGATGTGGAGGTTCATGGTGctgtatgtggtggtggtgggtggtgtTGGTACTGGATGTGGTGGTTGGTGGCACTTACAcaaagtggtggtggtggtgggtggtgcTGGATGTGGAGGTGCATGGTGCTgggtatggtggtggtgggtggtgtTGGTACTGGATGTGGTGGTTGGTGGTACTGGACTGGatgtggtggtgggtggtgtTGGTACTGGATGTGGTGGTTGGTGGTACTGGactggatgtggtggtggtggtgggtggtgcTGGTACTGGATGTGGTGGTTGATGGTACTGTACTcaatgtggtggtggtggtgggtggtgcTGGTACTGGATGTGGTGCTTGGTGGTACTGTACTCTaagtggtggtggtgctggGTGGTGCTGGATGTGGAGGTTCATGGTGctgtatgtggtggtggtgggtggtgtTGGTACTGGATGTGGTGGTTGGTGGCACTTACAcaaagtggtggtggtggtgggtggtgcTGGATGTGGAGGTGCATGGTGCTgggtatggtggtggtgggtggtgtTGGTACTGATGTGGTGCTTGGTGGTACTGTACtcgatgtggtggtggtggtgggtggtgcTGGTACTGGATGTGGTGCTTGGTGGTACTGTACTgtaagtggtgg includes the following:
- the LOC137277256 gene encoding uncharacterized protein, with the translated sequence MNLHIQHHPPPPPLTVQYHQAPHPVPAPPTTTTTSSTVPPSTTSVPTPPTTTIPSTMHLHIQHHPPPPPLCYQHHPPPPPHPVQYHQPPHPVPTPPTTTSSPVPPTTTSSTNTTHHHHTQHHAPPHPAPPTTTTTLCKCHQPPHPVPTPPTTTTYSTMNLHIQHHPAPPPLTVQYHQAPHPVPAPPTTTTTSSPVPPTTTSSTNTTHHHHIQHHEPPNPAPPTTTTT